A single window of Pontibacillus chungwhensis DNA harbors:
- a CDS encoding M4 family metallopeptidase, with translation MKKQNWKTVAGAVTLSAGLLLGSGASVSAAADTAWKLKPEASIQKDQVTGPSFISGKLSSQKINSKQDVDKFFKENIDVFKKNPKSQLELKDVQTDELGMTHYVYQPVVHNVPIDQSRVLVHVKEDGEIASINGEFHPDAPQKIKQQRELNKKQALDAAWSSIDVERAEADLKKQSVDGKTVKNLTEKSELVVLPQDGEYTLAYHVQLQFAEPTPGNWQIWVNAEDGSIEKSVNKVHEATGTGTGVLGDQKSVNTYYANNTYYLYDVTKPMSGVIATYDNNNGGQYSLPGYYVTDSGNTFYSERQKAAVDAHYYAGEVFDFYYDNFGRESYDDNGSDIVSSVHFGNNYNNAAWVGNQMIYGDGDGSTFTYLSGADDIVAHELTHAVTDTTAELVYENQSGALNESFSDVFGYFVDNEDWLMGEDVYTPGVPGDALRSMSNPTQYGQPAHMDNYQNLPNTEQGDWGGVHTNSGIPNKAAYNTINAIGQSKAEGIYYRALTVYLTPSSTFSDARQALVQSAQDLYGSTTANSVASAWNSVGVY, from the coding sequence ATGAAGAAACAAAATTGGAAAACGGTTGCCGGGGCGGTTACATTAAGTGCTGGATTGTTACTTGGAAGCGGTGCTTCAGTGAGTGCAGCAGCCGATACGGCGTGGAAATTAAAGCCTGAAGCAAGCATTCAAAAGGATCAAGTAACCGGGCCGTCTTTTATTTCTGGTAAACTATCATCCCAAAAAATTAATAGTAAGCAAGATGTTGATAAATTCTTTAAGGAAAATATAGATGTATTTAAGAAAAATCCAAAGTCTCAGCTTGAGCTTAAAGATGTCCAAACGGATGAGCTTGGCATGACGCACTATGTGTATCAGCCTGTGGTTCACAATGTCCCAATTGACCAATCTCGCGTTCTAGTACATGTGAAAGAGGACGGGGAGATTGCATCGATTAACGGGGAATTCCATCCGGATGCCCCTCAGAAAATTAAACAGCAGCGTGAACTGAATAAAAAGCAGGCACTAGATGCTGCGTGGTCGTCGATCGATGTAGAACGAGCAGAAGCGGATTTGAAGAAACAATCCGTTGATGGGAAAACCGTTAAGAACCTAACGGAAAAATCAGAGCTTGTCGTTCTTCCGCAAGACGGAGAATATACCCTTGCTTATCATGTACAGCTTCAATTTGCTGAACCAACCCCAGGGAACTGGCAGATCTGGGTGAACGCAGAGGATGGTTCTATTGAGAAGTCTGTGAACAAAGTGCATGAAGCAACGGGTACAGGAACAGGCGTCTTAGGAGATCAGAAGTCAGTAAATACTTATTATGCAAACAATACGTATTATTTATATGATGTAACGAAGCCGATGAGTGGGGTTATTGCTACTTACGACAACAATAATGGTGGTCAGTATAGCTTGCCTGGTTATTATGTAACCGATTCTGGCAACACGTTCTACAGCGAGCGTCAAAAAGCTGCTGTTGATGCGCACTACTATGCCGGCGAAGTGTTTGATTTCTATTATGACAATTTCGGTCGCGAAAGTTACGACGATAATGGATCTGATATTGTGTCTTCTGTACACTTTGGTAACAACTATAACAACGCAGCGTGGGTCGGAAATCAAATGATCTACGGTGATGGTGATGGGTCTACGTTTACGTATCTATCAGGTGCAGATGATATTGTAGCGCACGAACTAACGCACGCTGTGACAGACACAACGGCTGAGCTAGTTTACGAGAATCAGTCCGGAGCATTAAATGAATCCTTCTCAGATGTATTCGGTTATTTCGTTGATAACGAAGATTGGTTGATGGGTGAAGATGTTTATACACCGGGAGTACCGGGGGATGCGTTACGTAGTATGAGTAACCCAACTCAGTATGGTCAACCAGCTCATATGGACAATTATCAGAATCTGCCTAATACAGAGCAAGGGGACTGGGGCGGCGTCCACACGAATAGTGGTATCCCGAACAAAGCTGCTTATAACACAATCAACGCTATTGGACAATCGAAAGCAGAAGGTATTTACTACCGTGCTTTAACCGTGTACTTAACACCAAGTAGTACATTCTCTGACGCTCGTCAGGCACTTGTTCAATCTGCACAAGATTTATACGGCTCCACAACAGCTAATTCCGTCGCTTCCGCATGGAACAGCGTAGGCGTCTACTAA
- a CDS encoding efflux RND transporter periplasmic adaptor subunit has protein sequence MKKNRKRWIVVLTTTLLVVANIILVVLSEDEVERKSYISKWDTPFTADLENAIAAEGVFQPSTEEYVYFDKDLGSFQQFVVEEGDEVQLGDPLFEYVVRDYWGTVNQLEGQISGLEEEVDALEDYVDDVEDIDVPEPEEDDDRPFAEAEVNQEQSEAEAEKELALKEAQLEALEDQLDQVEDRGQVVEVSSLFDGTIKELDHNLEDPAVTIARSDRLIVTGNVDEQNRVDVEEGMKARGTVEKLEESWEGQVGSADDFPIEGSSELGDSAYPFVVELNEDIDRALPGYHSTVYLTVEEVQNVLTVYQNWIHLPINGMEDFVSDRVVEEEALEEESEEVQEEGPDEEVESPEDAKAYVEGPYAWVMNDLGVVEKRPLELGMDEYNLQQVQKGLTIEDWVADEPDEEFREGTTFLTSLQAKRIDLTDVRTLDRGVMWEYAKMGLLMR, from the coding sequence ATGAAGAAGAACAGAAAACGTTGGATTGTCGTTCTGACCACGACGTTGTTGGTGGTGGCTAACATTATTCTGGTTGTCTTGTCAGAAGATGAAGTTGAACGAAAATCCTACATATCCAAATGGGATACGCCTTTCACGGCGGATTTAGAAAATGCGATTGCAGCAGAAGGTGTGTTTCAGCCATCTACTGAGGAGTACGTGTATTTTGATAAGGATTTAGGTAGTTTTCAGCAGTTCGTTGTAGAAGAAGGGGATGAAGTGCAGCTAGGGGATCCCCTTTTTGAATATGTGGTCAGGGATTACTGGGGGACGGTGAATCAGCTTGAGGGCCAGATCTCAGGCCTTGAAGAAGAGGTAGATGCCCTTGAGGACTATGTGGATGATGTAGAGGACATCGACGTCCCAGAACCTGAAGAAGATGACGACCGTCCATTTGCTGAGGCTGAAGTGAATCAGGAGCAGTCTGAAGCAGAAGCTGAGAAAGAGTTGGCGCTAAAAGAAGCTCAACTTGAAGCGCTAGAGGATCAGCTAGATCAAGTTGAAGACAGGGGCCAGGTTGTAGAAGTCTCTAGTTTGTTTGACGGTACAATTAAAGAGTTGGACCACAACCTTGAAGATCCGGCCGTCACAATTGCCAGGTCTGATCGTTTAATCGTTACTGGAAATGTGGATGAGCAGAACCGTGTTGACGTTGAAGAAGGAATGAAGGCTCGAGGTACGGTTGAGAAGCTAGAAGAGTCATGGGAAGGGCAAGTGGGCTCTGCGGATGATTTCCCTATTGAAGGTTCGAGTGAACTTGGAGATAGCGCTTATCCGTTCGTCGTTGAGTTAAATGAGGATATTGATCGCGCCTTGCCTGGGTACCATAGTACGGTGTACCTCACAGTTGAAGAAGTACAAAACGTGCTGACGGTTTATCAAAACTGGATTCACCTTCCGATCAATGGCATGGAAGACTTTGTATCCGATCGGGTTGTGGAAGAAGAAGCGCTCGAAGAAGAAAGTGAAGAGGTCCAAGAGGAAGGGCCAGATGAAGAAGTTGAAAGCCCTGAAGACGCTAAAGCATACGTAGAAGGGCCATATGCTTGGGTAATGAACGATTTAGGTGTAGTGGAGAAGCGTCCATTGGAACTTGGAATGGATGAATACAATCTCCAGCAAGTTCAAAAAGGGCTAACCATTGAAGATTGGGTAGCTGATGAACCAGATGAAGAGTTCCGAGAAGGGACAACTTTCCTCACCTCGCTTCAAGCCAAGCGTATAGATCTGACGGATGTGAGAACATTAGATCGAGGCGTAATGTGGGAATACGCTAAGATGGGACTTCTAATGCGCTAG
- a CDS encoding chitobiase/beta-hexosaminidase C-terminal domain-containing protein, with protein MKNRSMKKGLSLASALALSVGGLTPAAVVSADVSSTDGLIISEYVEGGGYNKAIELFNGTGQTLDLSQFDLKLFFNGNTTGESVSLTGEVAPGETYTIVNNQASSEFINLADQTSGGINHNGNDGYVLYYNGDIVDSFGQIGEGSDFAKDVTLVRQSSVTTGDVNADDAFDPSEEWEAYAKDTSQYLGSHTMEGVDSGDGDSDDETTTPVEVTSIADVRAGGAGQTDVAVEGVVTTDLGAFGGKAFYLQDGTAGIYVYQDTYGDEIQKGDVIQLTGDTTEYNGVLELVNVSDLEKNGTGELPEPLVVSPSGVTEENEGSLVSLESVSISGLEKVNDFGTFEFVATKDGESVTVRVDNRTGLSYEDFLYTDGMIVDITGISTEFNGTDQVMPRGEADIEFVSTGTADAIQANPGSGGVQAGSTVSLSSFEEGDIYYTTDGSEPTVDSLKYTEPITITEDTTIKAIQAGYEGTSSVVTFEYQVLKANDELRIHDIQGATHTSLYEGMTVSGIEGIVTRTTGDNGFYMQELSGQMDEDPATSEGIYVYNKNGLDVQVGDRVQVAGEVTEYTQSNFLWFDFSDDLTLTQIAGASVSVEESDVELPEAVVLGEDGRQIPYKVIDNDAFSLFDPEEDAIDFYESLEGMRVAAPTATVVMPRAEYTNYDETAVTVPNGSSKTRTPAGGIIVEPSLNPERILIDDYSQDMEPITVGATFKQPVTGVLGYEFSNYKLEVDGLPEVVESDFERETTTLQKDEEKLSVASYNMENYYATDTENPEKTDEIAKSIVNRLDAPDIVGLVEVQDNNGAGEGETDASENYQAIIEAIEENGGPTYQYTDIAPANNEDGGEPDGNIRVGFIYNPDRVSLAEQPKGDATTDVDVTEDGGLTLNPGRIDPTNEAFDDSRKPLAAQFEFNGEDVIVVANHFNSKGGDDAPFGGIQPAELGSEQQRIAQAKVVNGFVDDVLEKDGDANVVVLGDLNDFEYSAPLEALEGDVLSNMIKELPENERYTYNYQGNSQALDHILVANHLRDQTAVDVVHLNADFTEVQGRVSDHDPVLVQLDLREAEEATMTQQWRVMKKPVGHVSSNGKLGTRSHGVTRVTLTDEEGKKSKQTVLIAFGDDKNWAKKHGKSKGKKKLIETQSLELLDENGHVVPVDLKVNGNKIVIPGWESVQPGTYSLSIAGANKDASLSFEIR; from the coding sequence GTGAAGAATCGTAGTATGAAGAAGGGGTTAAGTTTGGCATCGGCTTTGGCGTTATCTGTGGGTGGTTTGACACCGGCAGCTGTGGTGAGTGCTGATGTTAGTAGTACGGACGGGCTGATCATTTCTGAATATGTAGAAGGCGGCGGTTATAACAAAGCGATTGAACTGTTTAATGGGACAGGTCAAACGCTTGATCTTAGTCAGTTTGACTTAAAGCTATTTTTTAATGGAAATACCACGGGAGAATCAGTCAGCCTTACGGGTGAAGTAGCGCCTGGGGAGACGTATACAATCGTCAATAATCAAGCGAGTAGTGAATTTATCAACCTTGCCGATCAAACGAGCGGAGGCATTAACCACAATGGGAATGATGGTTATGTTCTCTATTACAACGGGGATATTGTAGATTCGTTTGGTCAAATCGGAGAAGGATCTGATTTTGCTAAGGACGTAACGCTTGTGCGACAATCTTCTGTTACAACAGGAGATGTGAATGCAGATGATGCATTTGATCCGTCTGAAGAGTGGGAGGCGTATGCGAAAGACACGTCTCAGTATCTTGGAAGTCACACGATGGAAGGAGTCGATTCTGGCGATGGTGACTCAGATGATGAGACAACCACACCGGTTGAGGTTACATCGATTGCTGACGTTCGTGCAGGAGGAGCGGGTCAAACGGATGTGGCTGTTGAAGGTGTTGTGACAACGGATCTGGGCGCTTTTGGCGGCAAAGCGTTCTATCTTCAGGATGGTACCGCTGGGATCTATGTGTATCAAGATACATATGGTGACGAGATCCAGAAGGGTGATGTGATTCAGCTGACAGGTGACACGACCGAGTACAACGGGGTCCTTGAGCTTGTAAATGTCTCCGATCTAGAAAAGAATGGAACAGGCGAGTTGCCTGAACCACTTGTAGTATCGCCATCTGGAGTGACAGAGGAGAATGAAGGGAGTCTCGTTTCTCTTGAATCGGTATCCATAAGTGGGCTTGAGAAGGTGAACGATTTCGGGACGTTTGAGTTCGTTGCGACGAAAGATGGGGAAAGCGTAACCGTTCGTGTAGACAATCGGACAGGGCTTTCGTATGAAGATTTCCTATACACGGATGGGATGATTGTGGACATCACGGGGATTTCTACTGAGTTTAACGGAACGGATCAAGTAATGCCTCGAGGTGAAGCGGATATTGAGTTTGTTTCAACAGGTACAGCGGATGCGATTCAGGCGAACCCTGGTTCTGGTGGGGTGCAAGCAGGTTCGACCGTCTCGTTGTCATCTTTTGAAGAAGGGGACATCTACTATACGACAGATGGGTCTGAACCAACGGTAGACAGCTTGAAATATACAGAACCAATTACAATAACAGAAGACACCACAATCAAAGCGATCCAAGCAGGATACGAGGGGACGTCTTCAGTTGTAACGTTTGAATATCAGGTGTTAAAAGCAAATGATGAGCTCCGTATTCACGACATTCAAGGTGCGACACATACTTCTTTATATGAAGGTATGACGGTTTCGGGGATAGAAGGAATCGTGACGAGAACGACTGGTGATAATGGCTTTTATATGCAGGAGCTTTCGGGTCAAATGGATGAGGATCCTGCTACGTCAGAAGGGATTTACGTTTACAACAAGAATGGATTAGATGTGCAGGTTGGCGACCGGGTCCAAGTAGCCGGCGAAGTAACAGAATATACTCAATCCAACTTTCTTTGGTTCGATTTCTCAGATGATCTCACGTTAACGCAAATCGCAGGAGCAAGTGTTAGTGTTGAAGAAAGTGACGTTGAGTTGCCGGAAGCGGTGGTTTTAGGTGAAGATGGGCGTCAAATTCCGTATAAAGTGATTGATAATGATGCATTCTCGCTATTTGATCCTGAAGAGGACGCGATTGATTTTTACGAAAGTCTAGAGGGAATGCGTGTGGCAGCGCCAACTGCGACCGTTGTGATGCCACGAGCGGAGTATACGAATTACGACGAAACAGCCGTGACCGTTCCGAATGGTTCTTCTAAAACGCGAACGCCTGCAGGTGGAATTATCGTTGAACCTAGCCTGAATCCTGAACGTATTCTGATTGATGATTATAGTCAGGATATGGAGCCGATTACAGTGGGAGCTACGTTTAAACAGCCAGTAACAGGTGTCCTTGGATATGAGTTCAGTAATTATAAGCTTGAAGTCGATGGACTTCCGGAAGTGGTAGAGAGTGATTTTGAACGGGAAACGACAACTCTTCAAAAGGACGAAGAGAAACTATCGGTAGCAAGTTATAACATGGAAAATTACTACGCCACAGATACTGAAAACCCAGAGAAAACGGATGAAATTGCAAAAAGTATTGTGAACCGCTTAGATGCACCGGATATTGTTGGGCTTGTAGAAGTGCAGGATAACAATGGGGCAGGTGAAGGCGAGACAGATGCAAGTGAGAACTATCAGGCCATTATTGAGGCAATCGAAGAAAACGGAGGCCCGACCTATCAGTATACGGACATTGCCCCAGCCAATAATGAAGACGGCGGGGAACCTGATGGCAACATTCGTGTAGGATTTATTTATAATCCAGACCGCGTTTCGTTGGCGGAGCAGCCTAAAGGTGATGCAACGACAGATGTTGACGTTACTGAAGATGGAGGACTAACGCTTAATCCAGGGCGAATCGATCCGACTAATGAAGCGTTTGATGATTCCCGAAAGCCACTTGCTGCGCAGTTTGAGTTTAATGGGGAGGACGTTATTGTAGTAGCCAACCACTTTAATTCAAAAGGTGGAGATGATGCTCCGTTTGGCGGAATTCAACCTGCTGAATTAGGAAGCGAACAACAGCGAATCGCTCAAGCAAAAGTGGTAAACGGTTTTGTCGATGACGTGTTAGAGAAAGATGGAGACGCCAATGTTGTTGTCTTAGGTGACTTGAATGACTTTGAATACTCAGCTCCTCTTGAAGCTCTTGAAGGAGACGTTCTGTCGAATATGATTAAAGAGCTTCCTGAGAATGAGCGATATACGTACAATTACCAGGGGAATTCCCAGGCTCTCGATCATATCTTAGTGGCCAACCATTTGAGAGATCAAACAGCCGTTGATGTTGTGCACTTGAATGCTGACTTTACAGAAGTACAGGGCCGAGTAAGTGATCATGATCCAGTATTGGTGCAGTTGGACCTTAGAGAAGCTGAGGAAGCAACGATGACCCAACAATGGCGCGTGATGAAAAAGCCAGTTGGTCATGTATCCTCAAATGGTAAATTAGGTACAAGAAGCCATGGAGTAACCAGAGTGACACTTACAGATGAAGAAGGTAAGAAGTCGAAGCAAACGGTTCTAATTGCCTTTGGTGATGATAAAAATTGGGCGAAGAAACATGGCAAATCAAAAGGGAAAAAGAAACTAATTGAAACTCAATCCTTAGAGCTTTTAGATGAGAATGGGCATGTAGTGCCCGTTGATCTTAAAGTGAATGGAAATAAAATTGTGATCCCTGGATGGGAAAGTGTGCAACCAGGCACTTACAGTTTATCAATTGCAGGAGCAAACAAAGACGCATCCCTATCATTCGAAATCCGATAA
- a CDS encoding methyl-accepting chemotaxis protein, producing MKNTKKRKLFKLNTVKSKMILVMALLAIVPLLTLGLVSVTKTESIIKNEVKESSFQVVNEVDNGLTNLFEGMESQMELLANNINFTDYYSNENNRTYASYLLKGTRDTRENYKHVYFATDQGELLMAPEAAASSLSDDFDPTSRPWYKAAAKQQGKLVIGEPYKDKSSGNSIVTLSKSVESNGQLVGVIGVDMNLSDLANMTNDIVIGNAGYVVLVDNNGNLITHPDSSLIGSDTLKEVGVWDHLSQNEEGTKEYTYQEEEKTSVFTTNDMTGWKVLSTLESSEFAERTSSIKTITLVMCIAFVIVALLTAWIVSRKISGNINKVRRSFKEAAQGDLTTRVSLKANDEFKELENSFNEMMEDLSGALSAVENSANTTLETATYLSTITTETSTSITQVASAIGDVAEGASSQAENTQKGSEEMSDLSNQLDQIVGATEQMNQVSTQSADLGRDGLQQVEILTQKSQETKDSSQQVGTIVQEINDNMQEINAFVTTISNITEQTNLLALNASIEAARAGEHGKGFAVVAEEVRKLAEESKASASQVTGIIEKIQTVVDQAVQAVGDTNGTVQEQEEAVQQTKSIFSEILSALNGVAEQAQTVKEAVSSSQENKDAVLGEIQNISALSEQTASSSEEVSASSEEISATMEEFAKHSSGLQDISEQLNQEMKKFKFN from the coding sequence TTGAAGAACACAAAGAAGCGCAAACTATTCAAACTCAATACCGTTAAATCAAAAATGATTCTCGTTATGGCCCTTTTAGCCATCGTACCTTTACTGACATTAGGCCTTGTATCAGTAACAAAGACAGAATCCATCATCAAGAATGAGGTAAAAGAATCTTCATTCCAAGTCGTCAATGAAGTAGACAATGGACTGACCAACCTTTTTGAAGGAATGGAAAGTCAGATGGAGCTACTGGCCAACAACATTAATTTCACAGACTACTACAGCAATGAGAATAATCGTACTTATGCTAGTTATCTATTAAAGGGCACAAGGGATACTCGTGAAAATTATAAGCACGTTTACTTTGCTACGGATCAAGGCGAGTTGCTCATGGCACCTGAAGCCGCTGCATCCTCCCTATCGGATGACTTTGATCCTACAAGTCGCCCCTGGTACAAAGCAGCAGCCAAACAGCAAGGGAAGCTTGTCATCGGTGAACCTTACAAGGATAAATCTTCAGGCAATTCAATCGTAACACTATCCAAATCTGTCGAGAGCAACGGGCAACTTGTTGGGGTAATTGGGGTCGATATGAACCTTAGCGATCTCGCTAATATGACAAATGACATTGTGATAGGAAATGCAGGCTACGTCGTTCTCGTTGATAATAACGGGAATCTAATCACACACCCTGACTCCTCTTTAATCGGATCGGATACATTAAAAGAGGTCGGCGTGTGGGATCACCTCAGCCAGAATGAAGAGGGAACAAAAGAATACACGTATCAAGAGGAAGAGAAAACGTCTGTCTTCACCACGAACGACATGACCGGATGGAAAGTTCTGTCGACTCTTGAAAGCAGTGAATTCGCCGAAAGAACGAGTAGCATAAAAACAATCACCTTAGTGATGTGTATTGCGTTTGTCATCGTTGCACTTCTAACAGCTTGGATCGTTAGTCGAAAAATTTCAGGAAACATTAACAAAGTGCGTCGATCTTTCAAAGAAGCAGCCCAGGGGGATTTAACAACTCGCGTATCCCTGAAAGCAAATGATGAATTCAAAGAACTAGAAAATAGCTTCAATGAGATGATGGAAGACTTATCAGGTGCATTGAGTGCCGTAGAAAACTCAGCCAATACAACGCTTGAGACAGCCACCTATCTTTCTACTATAACCACGGAGACCTCAACATCTATCACTCAAGTAGCTTCAGCTATAGGCGATGTAGCAGAAGGGGCTTCCTCTCAAGCCGAAAACACTCAAAAAGGCTCAGAAGAAATGAGTGACTTATCTAATCAGCTCGACCAAATTGTCGGTGCCACTGAACAAATGAACCAGGTAAGCACACAATCAGCAGATCTTGGCCGTGACGGGTTACAGCAAGTTGAGATCTTAACTCAAAAATCTCAGGAAACAAAAGACTCCTCCCAGCAAGTAGGAACCATTGTTCAAGAGATTAATGACAACATGCAGGAGATCAACGCCTTTGTGACAACCATTTCAAACATTACAGAACAAACCAACTTACTCGCATTAAACGCTTCGATTGAAGCCGCAAGAGCAGGGGAACACGGGAAAGGATTCGCTGTGGTAGCTGAAGAAGTACGCAAACTAGCGGAAGAGTCAAAAGCCTCGGCAAGTCAGGTAACAGGCATCATCGAGAAGATTCAAACGGTAGTCGATCAAGCTGTCCAAGCCGTCGGAGATACAAATGGAACGGTTCAAGAACAAGAAGAAGCCGTTCAGCAGACCAAATCCATATTCTCTGAAATCTTATCTGCCTTAAACGGAGTAGCCGAGCAAGCCCAAACGGTAAAAGAGGCCGTCTCTAGCAGTCAGGAAAATAAGGATGCGGTCCTTGGAGAAATTCAGAATATCTCTGCTCTTTCGGAGCAAACTGCCTCTTCTTCTGAAGAAGTATCGGCCTCCTCAGAAGAAATATCAGCCACAATGGAAGAGTTCGCTAAGCACTCCTCCGGCTTACAAGATATCTCAGAGCAGCTCAACCAAGAAATGAAAAAATTTAAATTCAACTAA
- a CDS encoding VanW family protein has protein sequence MMKMVLLGLSILVGGAGVAAPVAEKEQISILHDGDEVKKVEVIPFTHEVGEPFVDLERVGKLSRELSEQLVQEPVNAKIGKSGEILSGEPGFKVYEEKFQTKFIQTLYEPSKQSMTVPLMTVHPKVDSELIAHIRTQQIGQYVTYFNSRNEERTHNIQLSSDAIDNHVVFPNEVFSFNEVVGKRTKEKGYKPAPVIVKGEVTEGIGGGICQVSSTLFNAVDHARIKIVERYSHSKQVPYVPPGRDATVSWWGPDFTFKNNYNEPVLIRSNVVGGTLRIAIYSANGVDVKPRDIPDASKELPDEIHIDNLKDGFME, from the coding sequence ATGATGAAAATGGTCTTATTGGGTTTATCTATTTTAGTTGGAGGTGCAGGTGTAGCTGCGCCAGTTGCTGAGAAAGAACAGATCTCAATACTTCACGACGGGGATGAAGTGAAAAAAGTTGAGGTAATACCGTTCACGCATGAAGTGGGTGAGCCTTTTGTGGATTTAGAACGTGTGGGTAAACTGAGTCGAGAACTTAGTGAACAGCTCGTTCAGGAACCCGTGAATGCGAAGATTGGGAAGTCGGGAGAGATCCTATCGGGTGAGCCGGGGTTTAAAGTGTACGAAGAGAAATTTCAAACGAAATTCATTCAGACGCTTTATGAACCAAGTAAGCAATCGATGACTGTTCCTTTAATGACTGTTCACCCCAAAGTGGACAGTGAGTTAATTGCACATATTCGGACGCAACAAATTGGGCAGTATGTTACGTACTTTAACTCAAGGAATGAAGAACGTACTCATAACATTCAATTATCCTCTGATGCGATTGATAACCATGTCGTGTTTCCAAATGAGGTCTTTTCGTTTAATGAGGTAGTCGGAAAACGAACGAAAGAAAAAGGGTATAAGCCTGCCCCTGTCATTGTGAAAGGGGAAGTGACTGAAGGGATCGGCGGAGGAATATGCCAGGTCTCCTCTACGCTCTTTAATGCAGTTGATCATGCTCGAATTAAAATTGTAGAGCGTTATTCTCATAGTAAACAGGTACCTTACGTTCCGCCTGGTAGAGATGCAACGGTCAGTTGGTGGGGGCCTGACTTTACTTTTAAGAACAACTACAATGAGCCTGTCTTAATCCGATCGAATGTTGTGGGAGGAACGCTTCGGATCGCGATTTATTCTGCAAACGGTGTAGATGTGAAACCGCGGGATATTCCAGATGCCTCAAAAGAATTGCCTGATGAAATTCATATTGATAACTTGAAGGATGGATTTATGGAGTAA
- a CDS encoding LCP family glycopolymer transferase — MAVLVVGGLVYGFSVYQSFQNTMDQVYEPLKRDTDKRVDMVTKKDQIDAPPFSVLLLGVDEREDDVGRSDTMIVLTVNPSEETIKMLSIPRDTRTDIIGHGTVEKINHAYAYGGVQMSVETVEDFLQIPIDYYVKVNMQGFEKIVNAVGGVTVKNDLALSHGGYDFPKGEITLDGKKALVYTRIRYEDPRGDFGRQDRQKQIIQAVIDKGARVQSMWNYNSLFNAVGETIKTNLTFEEIVNLQKRYKDMRHNIDQMRFEEGDGGFVGDLWYYFPDEQELQEHIQTLQQHLEVDKESY; from the coding sequence ATGGCTGTGTTAGTTGTAGGGGGATTGGTTTATGGCTTCTCAGTTTATCAATCCTTTCAAAATACGATGGATCAAGTCTATGAACCACTCAAACGGGATACGGATAAACGAGTGGATATGGTCACGAAGAAAGACCAAATTGATGCTCCGCCGTTTTCGGTTTTACTACTTGGTGTAGATGAAAGAGAGGACGATGTAGGACGGTCGGATACGATGATTGTTCTGACTGTGAACCCTTCAGAAGAAACTATAAAAATGCTAAGCATCCCCCGCGATACGCGTACAGATATTATTGGACACGGGACGGTAGAGAAAATTAACCATGCCTATGCGTATGGAGGTGTCCAAATGTCTGTGGAAACAGTTGAAGACTTTTTGCAAATTCCTATTGATTATTATGTGAAGGTTAATATGCAAGGCTTTGAGAAGATTGTAAATGCAGTGGGTGGAGTCACGGTCAAGAATGATTTAGCCCTTTCACATGGCGGTTATGATTTTCCAAAAGGGGAAATTACGCTAGATGGGAAGAAGGCTTTAGTTTATACACGCATTCGTTATGAGGACCCTCGTGGTGACTTTGGGCGCCAAGATCGGCAGAAGCAAATCATACAAGCTGTGATTGATAAAGGAGCCCGTGTGCAATCCATGTGGAACTACAATAGCTTGTTTAACGCAGTTGGGGAGACGATTAAAACAAACTTAACGTTTGAGGAAATCGTAAATCTTCAGAAGCGATATAAAGATATGCGGCATAATATTGATCAGATGAGATTTGAAGAAGGGGATGGAGGTTTTGTAGGTGACCTATGGTATTACTTCCCTGATGAACAAGAACTTCAAGAGCATATCCAAACCTTACAACAGCATCTTGAAGTTGATAAGGAAAGCTATTGA